A DNA window from Streptococcus parapneumoniae contains the following coding sequences:
- a CDS encoding gamma-glutamylcysteine synthetase — protein sequence MSRSIDLLKHRYLKNIKENSELFVGIELEYPVASLEGDATDVEVIKYLFRYLVSSFDFTVEKVDDFGNPIQLVDPISQDAILFEVSYTTIEFAFGKAETIQEVENRFNNYMNVIQRKLAESNHAIVGCGIHPNWDKNENCPVAYPRYQMLMDYLNLSRNVIESDLHHFPEYGAFICGSQVQLDISKYNYLRVMNAFTQIEAAKAYLFANSEFSGADWDTKISRDIFWEESMHGIYPENVGVNARLFKDEDDFFDYLDHSAIFTAERDGQTYYFYPIQTRDYLATSEIQAYSLNGDEILIYPQEKDFETHRSYQYQDLTTRGTVEFRSVCTQPLDRTFASAAFHLGLLVNLDKLAAYLETALFFKEFGRNYKFLRRQFSKKKLTDQEETAIIEFSKDLLLLAEEGLVMRNKQEMIYLEPLKKELGL from the coding sequence ATGTCTCGTTCTATCGATTTATTAAAACATCGGTATTTGAAAAATATTAAAGAAAATTCTGAATTGTTTGTCGGAATTGAGTTGGAGTATCCTGTTGCAAGTTTAGAAGGGGATGCTACAGATGTTGAAGTTATCAAGTACTTATTCCGATATTTAGTTTCTTCTTTTGATTTTACTGTCGAAAAGGTAGATGATTTTGGCAATCCGATTCAGTTAGTAGATCCGATAAGTCAGGATGCTATTTTGTTTGAAGTTTCCTATACTACAATTGAGTTTGCATTTGGTAAGGCAGAAACAATTCAAGAGGTCGAAAATCGTTTCAATAATTATATGAATGTAATTCAGAGAAAGTTAGCTGAATCAAATCATGCTATTGTTGGCTGTGGAATTCATCCCAACTGGGATAAAAATGAGAATTGTCCAGTGGCTTATCCACGCTATCAGATGTTGATGGATTATTTGAATTTGAGTAGGAATGTGATTGAATCAGACTTACATCATTTCCCTGAATATGGTGCTTTTATCTGTGGGAGCCAGGTTCAGCTGGATATTTCAAAATACAACTACTTACGTGTGATGAATGCTTTTACTCAAATTGAAGCGGCTAAGGCGTATTTATTTGCAAATTCTGAGTTTTCGGGTGCGGATTGGGATACGAAAATTTCAAGGGATATTTTTTGGGAAGAATCCATGCATGGTATCTATCCAGAGAATGTTGGGGTCAATGCTAGACTTTTTAAAGATGAGGATGATTTTTTTGACTATCTAGATCATTCTGCGATTTTTACTGCGGAACGTGATGGACAAACCTATTATTTTTATCCGATTCAGACTAGGGACTATTTGGCTACATCTGAAATCCAAGCATATTCTCTTAATGGGGATGAGATTCTTATTTACCCTCAAGAGAAGGATTTTGAAACTCATCGTAGTTACCAGTACCAAGACTTAACGACTCGAGGAACAGTTGAGTTTCGTAGTGTGTGTACACAGCCACTTGATAGAACTTTCGCTTCTGCTGCCTTTCACTTGGGATTGTTGGTTAATTTAGATAAGTTAGCAGCTTACTTAGAAACAGCACTTTTCTTTAAAGAATTTGGGAGAAATTACAAATTTTTAAGACGACAATTTTCTAAGAAAAAGCTTACAGATCAGGAAGAAACTGCGATTATTGAATTTTCCAAAGACTTACTCCTGCTAGCTGAGGAAGGGCTAGTGATGAGAAATAAGCAAGAAATGATCTATTTAGAGCCTTTGAAGAAAGAATTGGGACTATAA
- the thrC gene encoding threonine synthase has translation MTLVYQSTRDAKNTVTASQAILQGLATDGGLFTPLTYPKVDLDFDKLKDASYQEVAKLVLSAFLDDFTAEELDYCINNAYDSKFDTLAIAPLVKLDGQYNLELFHGSTIAFKDMALSILPYFMTTAAKKHGLENKIVILTATSGDTGKAAMAGFADVPGTEIIVFYPKDGVSKVQELQMTTQTGDNTHVIAIDGNFDDAQTNVKHMFNDVALREKLAANKLQFSSANSMNIGRLVPQIVYYVYAYAQLVKTGEIVAGDKINFTVPTGNFGNILAAFYAKQIGLPVGKLICASNDNNVLTDFFKTRVYDKKREFKVTTSPSMDILVSSNLERLIFHLLGNDAVKTAELMNALNTQGQYELTNFDAEILDLFAAEYATEEETAAEIKRVYESDSYIEDPHTAVASAVYKRYQAATGDVTKTVIASTASPYKFPVVAVEAVTGKSGLGDFEALAQLHDISGVAVPPAVDGLETAPVRHKTTVAAANMQAAVEAYLGL, from the coding sequence ATGACATTAGTTTATCAATCAACGCGTGATGCGAAAAATACAGTAACTGCTAGCCAAGCAATTTTGCAAGGTTTGGCGACGGATGGTGGTTTGTTTACACCGCTTACTTATCCAAAGGTAGATTTGGACTTTGACAAATTGAAAGATGCTTCTTATCAGGAAGTTGCTAAGTTAGTTTTGTCAGCATTTTTAGATGACTTTACAGCTGAAGAGTTGGACTACTGTATCAACAATGCCTACGATAGCAAGTTTGATACTCTAGCTATTGCGCCTTTAGTGAAATTAGACGGGCAATATAACTTGGAACTTTTCCATGGTTCAACAATTGCCTTCAAGGATATGGCCTTGTCTATTTTGCCATACTTTATGACGACTGCTGCTAAGAAACATGGTTTGGAGAACAAAATCGTCATTTTAACAGCGACATCTGGTGATACTGGGAAAGCTGCTATGGCAGGGTTTGCGGATGTTCCTGGCACTGAGATTATCGTCTTTTATCCAAAGGATGGTGTCAGCAAGGTGCAAGAGTTGCAAATGACCACTCAGACTGGCGACAATACTCATGTTATCGCTATTGATGGTAACTTTGATGATGCCCAAACTAATGTGAAGCATATGTTTAACGATGTGGCTCTTCGTGAGAAGTTGGCAGCCAACAAGTTGCAATTTTCATCGGCTAACTCTATGAATATTGGCCGTTTGGTGCCACAAATTGTCTACTATGTTTATGCCTACGCTCAGCTTGTTAAAACTGGTGAGATTGTGGCTGGTGATAAGATCAACTTTACCGTACCAACAGGAAACTTCGGAAATATCTTGGCTGCCTTTTATGCCAAACAAATCGGCTTACCAGTTGGTAAATTGATCTGTGCTTCAAATGATAACAATGTTTTGACAGACTTCTTCAAGACACGTGTTTACGACAAGAAACGTGAGTTTAAGGTAACAACTAGTCCATCTATGGATATTTTGGTATCTTCAAACTTGGAGCGTTTGATTTTCCATCTTTTGGGTAATGATGCGGTTAAGACAGCTGAACTCATGAATGCTTTGAATACACAAGGTCAATATGAGTTGACTAATTTTGATGCAGAGATTCTTGATCTCTTTGCGGCTGAATATGCAACTGAGGAAGAAACAGCGGCAGAAATCAAGCGTGTTTATGAGTCAGATTCTTATATCGAGGATCCACATACGGCGGTTGCCTCGGCAGTTTATAAGAGATACCAAGCGGCTACTGGCGATGTGACTAAGACAGTGATTGCTTCAACAGCGAGTCCATACAAGTTCCCAGTGGTTGCAGTAGAAGCTGTAACTGGAAAATCAGGGCTTGGCGACTTTGAAGCCTTGGCTCAATTACATGATATTTCAGGAGTGGCAGTGCCGCCAGCAGTTGATGGCCTTGAAACAGCTCCAGTTCGTCATAAGACAACTGTGGCGGCTGCTAACATGCAAGCAGCGGTTGAGGCTTATCTAGGACTTTAA
- a CDS encoding MATE family efflux transporter — protein sequence MFKKNKDILNIALPAMGENFLQMLMGMVDSYLVAHLGLIAISGVSVAGNIITIYQAIFIALGAAISSVISKSLGQKDQSKLAYHVTEALKITLLLSFLLGALSIFTGKEMIGLLGTERDVAESGGLYLSLVGGSIVLLGLMTSMGALIRAMHNPRLPLYVSLLSNALNILFSSLAIFVLGMGIAGVAWGTILSRLVGLVILWSQLKLPFEKPTFGLDKELLTLALPAAGERLMMRAGDVVIIALVVSFGTEAVAGNAIGEVLTQFNYMPAFGVATATVMLVARAVGEDNWERVASLSKQTFWLSLLLMLPLTLSVYALGIPLTHLYTNDSLAVEASVLVTLFSLLGTPMTIGTVIYTAVWQGLGNARLPFYATSIGMWCIRIGTGYLMGIVLGWGLPGIWAGTLLDNGFRWLFLRYRYQRYMSLKG from the coding sequence TTGTTTAAGAAAAATAAAGACATTCTTAATATTGCCTTGCCAGCTATGGGCGAAAACTTTTTGCAGATGCTCATGGGGATGGTAGATAGTTACTTGGTAGCCCACTTGGGCTTGATAGCTATTTCGGGTGTATCAGTAGCTGGCAATATTATCACGATTTACCAGGCGATTTTCATCGCTCTGGGAGCTGCTATTTCCAGTGTTATTTCAAAAAGTTTGGGGCAGAAGGATCAGTCTAAGCTAGCCTATCATGTGACTGAGGCCTTGAAGATTACCTTACTATTAAGTTTTCTGTTGGGAGCTTTGTCCATCTTCACTGGGAAAGAGATGATAGGACTTTTGGGGACGGAGAGAGATGTAGCTGAGAGTGGTGGACTCTACCTATCCTTGGTAGGCGGATCGATTGTTCTTTTGGGCTTGATGACCAGTATGGGTGCCTTGATTCGTGCAATGCATAATCCACGTTTGCCCCTCTATGTGAGTCTTTTATCCAATGCCTTGAATATTCTTTTTTCAAGTCTAGCTATTTTTGTTCTGGGTATGGGGATAGCGGGTGTTGCTTGGGGGACTATTCTGTCTCGTTTGGTAGGTCTTGTGATTTTATGGTCACAATTAAAGTTGCCTTTTGAGAAACCGACTTTTGGTTTAGATAAGGAACTATTGACCTTAGCTTTGCCAGCAGCTGGAGAGCGACTGATGATGCGGGCTGGTGATGTCGTTATCATTGCCTTGGTCGTTTCTTTTGGAACAGAGGCAGTGGCTGGAAATGCAATCGGAGAAGTTTTGACCCAGTTTAACTACATGCCTGCCTTTGGCGTCGCTACGGCAACCGTCATGCTGGTGGCTCGAGCAGTTGGAGAGGATAATTGGGAAAGAGTAGCTAGTTTGAGCAAGCAAACTTTTTGGCTTTCTCTGCTTCTCATGTTGCCCTTGACGCTTAGTGTCTATGCCTTGGGTATACCACTGACTCATCTCTATACGAATGATTCTCTAGCGGTGGAGGCTAGTGTTCTAGTGACACTTTTTTCACTACTTGGTACTCCTATGACGATAGGAACAGTCATCTATACAGCAGTCTGGCAGGGTTTGGGCAATGCTCGGCTTCCCTTTTATGCGACAAGTATAGGAATGTGGTGTATCCGCATTGGAACAGGATATCTGATGGGGATTGTGCTTGGTTGGGGCTTGCCCGGTATTTGGGCCGGAACCCTTTTGGATAATGGTTTTCGTTGGTTATTTCTACGTTACCGTTACCAGCGTTATATGAGCTTGAAAGGATAG
- a CDS encoding HAD family hydrolase codes for MQKPAFIWDLDGTLLDSYEAILSGIEETFGQFAIPYDKEKVREFILKYSVQDLLVQVAEERKLDLKVLNQVRAQSLAEKNAQVVLMPGAREVLNWADQVGIQQFVYTHKGDNALTILRDLGLESYFTEILTSQSGFARKPSSEAATYLIGKYQLDSEKTYYIGDRTLDVEFAQNSRIQSINFLESTYEGNHRIQALADISRIFEAEQ; via the coding sequence ATGCAAAAACCAGCTTTTATTTGGGATTTAGACGGGACTTTATTGGACTCTTACGAAGCAATTTTGTCAGGGATTGAGGAGACTTTTGGTCAGTTTGCTATTCCTTATGATAAGGAGAAGGTGAGAGAGTTTATTCTCAAGTATTCTGTTCAGGATTTGCTTGTGCAGGTGGCAGAAGAGAGAAAACTGGATTTGAAAGTGCTAAATCAGGTGCGTGCACAGAGTCTGGCTGAGAAGAATGCTCAGGTAGTTTTGATGCCAGGTGCGCGTGAGGTGTTGAATTGGGCAGATCAAGTAGGAATTCAACAGTTTGTCTACACTCATAAGGGAGACAATGCTCTTACCATTCTCAGAGACTTGGGTTTGGAATCTTATTTTACAGAGATTTTAACCAGTCAGAGTGGCTTTGCGCGGAAGCCAAGTTCAGAAGCGGCTACCTATCTGATAGGCAAGTATCAGTTGGATTCTGAGAAGACCTATTATATAGGTGATCGGACTCTAGATGTGGAATTTGCCCAGAATAGTAGGATTCAAAGTATCAACTTTTTAGAGTCGACCTATGAAGGCAATCACAGGATTCAAGCGTTAGCAGATATTTCCCGTATTTTTGAGGCTGAGCAATAA
- a CDS encoding LysM peptidoglycan-binding domain-containing protein, which yields MKKRILLASTVALSFAPVLATQAEEVLWTARSVEQIQNDLTRPDNKTSYTVQYGDTLSTIAEALGVDVTVLANLNKITNMDLIFPETVLTTTVNEAEEVTEVEIQTPQADSSEEVTTATADLTTNQVTVDDQTIQVADLSQPIAEAPKAVETTSTKEVATNSEVAETVAIVEEVAPTTNTSTSEEQTAETSNAVAEAAPQATIPAEKEETQASPQAVSTVEETTTPAEETAIETTATSAEEAKEVASSNEATTAVSTYRPEEKKTVSTTYAAPAAPDYAGLAVAKSENTALQPQTAAFKEEIANLFGITSFSGYRPGDSGDHGKGLAIDFMVQESSELGDKIAEYAIQNMASRGISYIIWKQRFYAPFDSKYGPANTWNPMPDRGSVTENHYDHVHVSMNG from the coding sequence ATGAAGAAAAGAATATTATTAGCCTCAACGGTAGCCTTGTCATTTGCCCCAGTATTGGCAACTCAAGCAGAAGAAGTTCTTTGGACTGCCCGTAGTGTTGAGCAAATCCAAAACGATTTGACTAGACCGGACAACAAAACAAGTTATACAGTTCAGTATGGTGATACTTTGAGCACCATTGCAGAAGCCTTGGGTGTGGATGTCACAGTTCTTGCGAATTTGAATAAAATCACGAATATGGACTTGATTTTCCCAGAAACTGTTTTGACAACGACTGTCAATGAAGCAGAAGAAGTAACAGAAGTTGAAATCCAAACTCCTCAAGCAGACTCTAGTGAAGAAGTGACAACTGCGACAGCAGATTTGACAACTAATCAAGTGACCGTTGATGATCAAACTATTCAGGTTGCAGACCTTTCTCAACCGATTGCAGAAGCGCCAAAAGCGGTAGAAACTACAAGTACAAAAGAAGTAGCAACAAATTCAGAAGTTGCAGAGACAGTTGCTATTGTAGAAGAAGTAGCACCAACTACAAATACTTCAACGTCAGAGGAGCAAACAGCCGAGACAAGCAATGCAGTTGCAGAGGCAGCTCCTCAGGCAACAATTCCAGCTGAGAAAGAGGAAACACAAGCCAGCCCTCAAGCTGTTTCAACAGTGGAAGAAACTACAACTCCAGCAGAAGAAACAGCAATCGAAACAACTGCAACAAGTGCAGAAGAAGCAAAAGAAGTAGCCTCATCAAATGAAGCTACAACAGCAGTTTCTACTTATCGACCAGAAGAGAAGAAAACAGTTTCAACAACTTACGCAGCTCCAGCAGCGCCCGATTATGCTGGACTTGCGGTAGCAAAATCTGAAAATACAGCTCTTCAACCACAAACAGCTGCCTTTAAAGAAGAAATTGCCAACTTGTTTGGTATCACATCTTTTAGTGGTTACCGTCCAGGAGACAGTGGAGATCACGGAAAAGGTTTGGCTATCGACTTTATGGTACAAGAAAGCTCAGAACTAGGGGATAAGATTGCGGAGTACGCTATTCAAAACATGGCCAGCCGTGGAATTAGTTACATTATTTGGAAACAACGTTTCTATGCTCCATTCGATAGCAAATATGGACCAGCTAACACTTGGAACCCAATGCCAGACCGTGGTAGCGTGACAGAAAACCACTATGACCACGTTCACGTTTCAATGAATGGATAA
- a CDS encoding MarR family transcriptional regulator yields the protein MIEIQDLLYQLRLSEQASTQLFEKRLGISLTRYQILLFLLEHSPCNQMAVQERLKIDQAALTRHFKILETEGLVERHRNPENQREVLVEATKYAKEQLVVNPPLKHIKVKEEMESILTESERTELNRLLNKLVLGIENIEI from the coding sequence ATGATAGAGATTCAAGATTTACTGTATCAACTCCGCTTGTCTGAGCAAGCGAGTACGCAATTATTTGAAAAAAGACTTGGGATTAGTTTGACACGGTATCAGATTTTACTGTTTTTACTGGAGCATTCCCCTTGTAACCAAATGGCAGTTCAGGAGCGTTTGAAGATTGATCAGGCTGCCTTGACACGACATTTCAAGATTTTGGAAACGGAAGGTTTAGTGGAGCGTCATCGCAATCCTGAAAATCAGCGAGAAGTGTTGGTAGAGGCTACGAAGTATGCCAAGGAGCAGTTAGTGGTGAATCCCCCTTTGAAACATATCAAGGTTAAGGAAGAGATGGAAAGTATCTTAACAGAGTCTGAGAGAACAGAGCTCAACCGTTTATTAAATAAATTGGTTTTGGGTATTGAGAATATAGAAATTTAA
- a CDS encoding DUF1304 domain-containing protein, translated as MSIMTIILATIVALEHFYIFYLESIATQSDATSRVFNMDKEELARPSVSSLFKNQGIYNALLGVFLLYGIYFSQNLEIVTIFVLFVIGAAAYGSLTADKKIILKQGGPAILALISIFLFK; from the coding sequence ATGTCAATTATGACAATCATTTTAGCAACAATCGTTGCTTTGGAGCATTTTTACATTTTTTATTTGGAAAGTATTGCAACGCAATCAGATGCGACTAGTCGTGTCTTTAACATGGACAAGGAAGAACTAGCTCGTCCGTCTGTAAGTTCATTGTTTAAAAATCAAGGTATTTATAATGCTTTGCTAGGAGTCTTTCTCTTGTATGGAATTTATTTCTCACAGAATTTAGAAATTGTGACTATTTTTGTCTTATTTGTGATTGGGGCTGCGGCTTATGGCTCTCTTACAGCAGATAAGAAAATTATTTTGAAGCAAGGTGGACCAGCTATTTTGGCCTTGATTAGTATTTTTCTCTTTAAATAA
- the pcp gene encoding pyroglutamyl-peptidase I, which produces MKVLVTGFEPFGGEKVNPALEAIKGLPAEIHGAEIRWLEVPTVFHKSAQVLEEEMSRYQPDFVLCIGQAGGRSSLTPERVAINQDDARIPDNEGNQPIDLPIRPDGSPAYFSSLPIKAMVQAIKKEGLPASVSNTAGTFVCNHLMYQVLYLVEKKFPYVKAGFMHIPYMMEQVVNRPTTPAMSLVDIRRGIEAAICAIIEHGDQDLKLVGGETH; this is translated from the coding sequence ATGAAAGTATTAGTGACAGGTTTTGAGCCCTTTGGAGGGGAAAAGGTCAATCCAGCTTTGGAGGCCATTAAAGGTTTACCAGCTGAAATCCATGGTGCTGAGATCCGTTGGTTAGAAGTGCCAACAGTCTTTCACAAATCGGCCCAAGTATTGGAGGAAGAGATGAGTCGTTATCAACCTGATTTTGTCCTTTGTATCGGCCAAGCAGGTGGAAGGTCTAGCTTGACACCTGAGCGAGTAGCTATTAATCAAGATGATGCACGCATTCCTGATAATGAGGGTAATCAACCGATTGACCTTCCCATTCGCCCAGACGGTTCTCCGGCCTACTTTAGTAGTCTGCCGATTAAAGCAATGGTTCAAGCTATAAAAAAAGAGGGATTGCCGGCCTCTGTTTCCAATACGGCAGGGACTTTTGTCTGCAATCATTTGATGTATCAGGTCCTCTATTTGGTAGAAAAGAAATTTCCATATGTTAAGGCAGGTTTTATGCATATTCCTTATATGATGGAACAGGTGGTGAATAGACCGACTACTCCAGCTATGAGTTTAGTGGATATTAGGCGAGGGATAGAAGCGGCCATCTGCGCCATTATAGAACATGGAGATCAAGACCTCAAGTTAGTAGGTGGAGAAACTCATTGA
- a CDS encoding DUF975 family protein, whose product MKYPKIDLKTVRLQARQFQAENPRLFLVYLLPSMLVILSGFLNPLERINESILEHSFLSVLDHVFQAYLFPLLVSFIGTILLTSSVYTTLKLIKNPDTELSVKNSLALFDEEHFSQTFLTLLLKRFSLFLWSIPSLLGIYFLFYSSFLAKKFIVLHPEFPNLDLTSIETERFLMTFGLYFLASILLMIVGNSLYIPQYYAYSQVEFLLCDTLDLGQAKPGQILKTSRFLMKGYKFHRFVLDLQLLPWYFLNWITFGIASFSLLPYIQINKMIFYRAVLARKRPKA is encoded by the coding sequence ATGAAATACCCAAAAATTGATTTAAAAACCGTTCGTCTGCAAGCCAGACAATTTCAGGCTGAAAATCCCCGCCTCTTTCTCGTCTATCTCTTGCCTAGCATGCTAGTCATCTTGTCTGGCTTCCTCAATCCCTTAGAACGTATCAACGAGTCTATTTTAGAGCATTCCTTTTTAAGCGTTCTTGATCATGTATTCCAAGCCTACCTTTTTCCTCTATTAGTCTCCTTTATCGGAACAATACTTCTAACCAGTTCAGTTTATACAACTCTGAAACTCATCAAGAATCCAGATACAGAACTATCCGTCAAAAATAGTCTGGCTCTATTTGACGAAGAGCACTTTTCACAAACCTTTTTGACCCTCCTTCTCAAACGTTTCTCTCTCTTTTTATGGAGCATTCCTAGCTTGCTTGGAATTTACTTTCTTTTTTACAGTAGCTTTCTAGCAAAGAAATTCATTGTCCTTCATCCTGAATTTCCCAATCTGGATCTCACGTCAATTGAAACCGAGCGTTTCCTCATGACCTTTGGTCTTTATTTTCTAGCAAGTATCCTCTTGATGATTGTCGGAAATAGTCTCTATATCCCACAATATTATGCCTATTCTCAGGTAGAATTTCTCCTCTGTGACACCCTAGACTTAGGACAAGCTAAACCAGGGCAAATCCTTAAAACCAGCCGTTTCCTGATGAAAGGTTACAAGTTCCATCGTTTCGTCCTAGACTTACAACTCCTTCCTTGGTACTTCCTCAATTGGATTACCTTTGGGATTGCTAGTTTCTCACTCCTACCCTACATTCAAATCAATAAAATGATTTTTTACCGAGCAGTACTGGCTCGCAAACGTCCAAAAGCTTGA
- the tgt gene encoding tRNA guanosine(34) transglycosylase Tgt gives MSDSPIKYRLIKKEKHTGARLGEIITPHGTFPTPMFMPVGTQATVKTQSPEELKEMGSGIILSNTYHLWLRPGDELIARAGGLHKFMNWDQPILTDSGGFQVYSLADSRNITEEGVTFKNHLNGSKMFLSPEKAISIQNNLGSDIMMSFDECPQFYQPYDYVKKSIERTSRWAERGLKAHRRPHDQGLFGIVQGAGFEDLRRQSAHDLVSMDFPGYSIGGLAVGETHEEMNAVLDFTTQLLPENKPRYLMGVGAPDSLIDGVIRGVDMFDCVLPTRIARNGTCMTSQGRLVVKNAQFAEDFTPLDPECDCYTCKNYTRAYLRHLLKADETFGIRLTSYHNLYFLLNLMKQVRQAIMDDNLLEFREYFVEKYGYNKSGRNF, from the coding sequence ATGTCAGATTCACCAATCAAATATCGTTTGATTAAGAAAGAAAAACACACGGGAGCTCGTCTGGGAGAAATCATCACACCCCATGGTACCTTCCCAACACCTATGTTTATGCCAGTTGGGACACAAGCCACTGTCAAAACTCAGTCGCCTGAAGAATTGAAGGAGATGGGGTCGGGAATTATCCTATCAAACACTTATCATCTCTGGCTTCGTCCTGGAGATGAACTCATTGCACGCGCTGGTGGTCTCCACAAGTTCATGAATTGGGACCAGCCTATCTTGACAGATAGTGGTGGTTTTCAGGTTTATTCCTTAGCAGATAGCCGTAATATCACAGAAGAAGGAGTAACCTTTAAAAACCATCTCAATGGTTCTAAGATGTTCCTATCGCCAGAAAAAGCCATCTCTATTCAGAACAATCTGGGCTCAGACATCATGATGTCTTTTGATGAATGCCCTCAGTTTTACCAACCTTACGACTACGTTAAGAAATCAATCGAGCGTACCAGCCGTTGGGCTGAGCGTGGTTTGAAGGCTCATCGTCGTCCGCATGACCAAGGATTATTTGGGATTGTGCAGGGGGCAGGATTTGAAGACTTGCGTCGCCAATCGGCTCATGACCTTGTCAGCATGGACTTCCCAGGCTATTCTATCGGTGGTTTGGCAGTGGGAGAAACCCACGAGGAGATGAATGCCGTCTTGGACTTCACAACCCAACTGCTTCCTGAAAATAAACCTCGCTATTTGATGGGTGTGGGAGCACCAGATAGTTTGATTGATGGGGTGATTCGTGGTGTAGATATGTTTGACTGTGTCTTGCCAACTCGTATCGCTCGTAACGGGACTTGTATGACTAGTCAAGGTCGTTTGGTTGTCAAAAATGCTCAGTTTGCTGAGGACTTTACGCCACTGGATCCTGAGTGTGATTGCTACACATGTAAGAACTATACACGCGCTTATCTTCGTCACCTGCTCAAGGCTGATGAAACCTTCGGTATCCGCTTGACTAGCTACCATAACCTTTACTTCTTGCTCAACCTGATGAAGCAAGTGCGACAAGCCATCATGGATGACAATCTCTTGGAATTCCGTGAGTATTTTGTTGAAAAATATGGCTATAATAAGTCAGGGCGTAATTTCTAA